The Candidatus Jordarchaeales archaeon genome includes a window with the following:
- a CDS encoding FAD-dependent oxidoreductase, producing MILSCEKLFEPITIKGVTLRNRVVMPAMHLGYAENGYVTKKLIDFYVERAKNKVGLIIVGGCYINKHAMGAPSMIGISDDRFIPGLKELAEAVKAHGAKIAAQLYHSGRYSFSMIIGDRAHAPSSIMSKLTREIPKRMTLDEIERTIEDYGEAARRAKEAGFDAVEILSSAGYLIGQFLSPLTNRRTDKYGGNLRQRMNFALEVVERVREKVGTNFPIIFRVGGDDFMEGGNDLHEMKVFAAKLEDAGVDVINVTGGWHETTVPQLTMNVPRGAYVYLAENIKDAVGIPVIACNRINDPLLAEYILRRKKADLVGIARGLLADPEFVVKAAEGRFDDIRPCIACTQGCFDSVFMLQPVTCLVNPAAGREKEFELKPAVKPKKVLIAGGGPAGMQAAIILKKRGHDVTIYEKTDKLGGQLILASAPKERSEFKAFINYLRRQVEKLGIKVVFGTEVTPELVEREKPDVVIVATGARPIKPKIPGIDKKNVVYAHDVLAGKVFVGEKVVIVGGGGVGCETALYLTDEGSIDPETMIFLLERRALSFERALKLLRKSRDVVIVEMTDRIARDVGLTTRWTIRQSLELRKVRIVTNARVDEITDEGVIVNNGEQFFEADTVVIAVGSEPNNELVKQLEGKVAELYAVGDCVNPRKALEAIREATEVAMKI from the coding sequence ATGATTCTCTCTTGTGAAAAGCTCTTCGAACCAATAACAATAAAGGGCGTTACATTGCGCAATAGGGTAGTCATGCCAGCAATGCACTTGGGTTATGCCGAAAACGGATATGTGACGAAGAAACTGATAGATTTCTATGTTGAGAGAGCGAAGAACAAAGTCGGCCTGATAATAGTGGGTGGTTGCTACATAAACAAGCACGCGATGGGCGCCCCATCGATGATAGGGATCTCAGACGACCGCTTTATTCCAGGGCTAAAGGAGCTCGCGGAGGCGGTAAAAGCTCATGGAGCCAAAATAGCCGCTCAGCTCTATCACTCCGGAAGGTACTCCTTTTCCATGATTATAGGAGACCGAGCCCACGCGCCATCCTCGATAATGTCCAAGCTGACCCGAGAAATTCCGAAGAGGATGACGCTAGACGAGATCGAAAGAACTATAGAAGATTATGGTGAAGCTGCAAGGAGAGCCAAGGAAGCAGGTTTCGATGCTGTTGAAATTCTCTCCTCGGCCGGGTACCTTATAGGCCAGTTCCTTTCCCCTCTGACAAACAGGAGAACAGACAAGTATGGCGGGAATTTAAGACAACGGATGAACTTCGCTCTGGAAGTTGTTGAAAGAGTGAGAGAAAAAGTGGGGACAAACTTTCCCATAATATTCAGAGTCGGCGGAGATGACTTCATGGAGGGAGGCAATGATCTACACGAGATGAAGGTGTTCGCAGCTAAACTTGAAGACGCAGGAGTAGACGTGATAAACGTCACTGGAGGTTGGCACGAAACAACAGTTCCGCAGCTAACTATGAACGTTCCCCGAGGGGCATACGTGTACCTTGCTGAAAACATTAAGGATGCCGTAGGAATACCGGTGATAGCTTGCAATAGGATAAATGACCCATTGCTAGCAGAATACATCCTCAGACGCAAAAAAGCCGACCTAGTTGGTATAGCTAGAGGGCTTCTAGCAGACCCCGAGTTTGTAGTAAAAGCCGCTGAGGGGCGGTTCGATGATATAAGGCCGTGCATTGCTTGCACTCAGGGATGTTTTGACAGCGTCTTCATGCTACAACCTGTAACATGTCTAGTTAACCCCGCAGCGGGCAGGGAGAAAGAATTCGAGCTTAAACCTGCAGTTAAGCCAAAGAAAGTTTTAATAGCTGGCGGCGGCCCTGCGGGCATGCAGGCAGCCATAATACTGAAGAAGAGGGGTCACGACGTCACAATTTACGAGAAAACGGACAAGTTAGGCGGCCAATTAATACTGGCAAGTGCACCGAAGGAGCGAAGCGAGTTCAAAGCCTTCATAAACTATCTCCGTAGACAGGTCGAAAAACTCGGAATAAAGGTGGTTTTTGGAACGGAGGTTACCCCTGAACTTGTTGAAAGGGAAAAGCCGGACGTCGTAATAGTGGCGACTGGGGCTAGACCTATAAAGCCAAAGATCCCTGGAATAGATAAGAAAAACGTGGTGTACGCTCACGACGTGCTTGCTGGAAAAGTTTTCGTCGGAGAGAAAGTAGTCATAGTTGGCGGCGGGGGCGTTGGATGCGAAACAGCCCTTTACTTAACGGATGAAGGGTCAATAGATCCAGAGACTATGATTTTCCTCCTAGAGCGAAGGGCTCTGTCGTTTGAGAGGGCGCTAAAACTCCTGAGAAAGAGCAGGGACGTGGTTATCGTCGAAATGACGGATAGAATAGCGAGAGACGTAGGTCTAACGACAAGGTGGACAATTAGGCAAAGCTTGGAGCTGAGAAAAGTGAGAATCGTAACTAATGCTAGAGTGGATGAAATAACCGATGAAGGCGTAATTGTCAACAACGGAGAACAGTTCTTTGAAGCCGACACCGTGGTGATAGCTGTTGGATCAGAGCCAAACAACGAGCTTGTTAAACAACTTGAAGGAAAAGTAGCCGAGTTATATGCTGTAGGCGACTGCGTAAACCCCAGGAAAGCGCTTGAAGCGATACGTGAAGCTACAGAAGTCGCCATGAAAATATGA
- the pdxT gene encoding pyridoxal 5'-phosphate synthase glutaminase subunit PdxT, translating into MRPIVGVLGFQGAIEEHVYITRKALKEAGLQGEVRVVKKRGEVEDVDGLIIPGGESTVIGSMMEHTGVMDYLKEMKEEFPVFGTCAGMIVLARKVRDRVLGETNQPTAGVLDIVVERNHFGRQNDSFEVDLEIPAIGGVFRGIFIRAPVVLEVGSGVEVLCSFNGKIVAVKQEKVLATAFHPELTDDARVHRYFIEKVVMSNQ; encoded by the coding sequence TTGAGACCCATCGTCGGAGTGCTTGGGTTTCAGGGAGCAATAGAGGAACACGTTTACATTACCAGGAAGGCACTAAAAGAAGCTGGGCTGCAAGGCGAAGTCAGAGTTGTGAAGAAAAGAGGGGAAGTAGAGGATGTAGATGGACTTATAATTCCGGGCGGGGAAAGCACGGTAATAGGCTCAATGATGGAGCATACAGGCGTGATGGACTATTTGAAAGAGATGAAGGAAGAATTTCCAGTTTTTGGAACTTGCGCCGGAATGATAGTGCTGGCTCGGAAGGTGAGAGATAGAGTGTTAGGGGAAACCAATCAGCCTACCGCCGGCGTGCTCGACATTGTCGTTGAGAGGAACCATTTTGGAAGACAAAACGACTCCTTCGAGGTCGACTTAGAAATACCAGCTATAGGCGGCGTTTTTAGAGGAATATTCATCAGAGCACCCGTAGTTCTAGAGGTTGGAAGTGGAGTCGAAGTTCTGTGTAGTTTTAATGGAAAAATTGTAGCTGTGAAACAGGAAAAAGTGTTAGCTACAGCATTTCACCCTGAGCTAACAGATGACGCGAGGGTACATAGGTACTTCATCGAAAAAGTGGTTATGTCAAATCAATAA
- the pdxS gene encoding pyridoxal 5'-phosphate synthase lyase subunit PdxS, with protein MNPVVGTVCVRRGFMKMQKHGVIMDVTNVEQAQIAEDAGAVAVMALDKLPYDVRKAGGVARTASLKIIEEIMDHVSIPVMAKCRIGHVYEARVLEEMGVDAIDESEVLTPADEKRHIWKWDFRVPFVNGAKDLGEALRRIEEGASMIRTKGEAGTGNVAEAVRHMKLMRNEIRRVKAIVEEEDWQEIVALAREFKVSYQLVYEVGRLGRLPVVNFAAGGIATPADAALMMSLGCDGIFVGSGIFKSEDPMERAKAIVLATTFWDDPEVVAEAQRMIDEKKSMMGMDIKELELRMQERGAEA; from the coding sequence GTGAATCCCGTTGTTGGAACAGTGTGCGTGAGAAGAGGCTTCATGAAAATGCAAAAACATGGCGTGATAATGGACGTCACTAATGTTGAGCAGGCGCAGATAGCTGAGGACGCAGGCGCCGTGGCCGTGATGGCGCTCGACAAGCTTCCTTACGATGTTAGGAAAGCTGGAGGGGTTGCCAGGACTGCAAGCTTAAAAATTATCGAAGAAATAATGGACCACGTTTCAATACCGGTTATGGCTAAGTGTAGAATCGGGCATGTCTATGAAGCAAGGGTCCTAGAGGAAATGGGCGTTGACGCTATCGACGAATCTGAAGTGTTAACCCCGGCTGACGAGAAAAGGCACATTTGGAAGTGGGATTTCAGGGTTCCCTTCGTAAATGGGGCAAAAGACCTAGGTGAGGCATTGAGGCGAATAGAGGAAGGCGCCTCGATGATTAGGACGAAGGGAGAGGCTGGGACAGGTAATGTTGCTGAAGCTGTTCGCCATATGAAGCTTATGAGGAATGAAATAAGGAGAGTGAAAGCAATAGTTGAAGAAGAAGACTGGCAAGAGATAGTCGCTTTAGCCCGCGAGTTTAAGGTTTCCTACCAGCTTGTCTACGAAGTTGGAAGACTTGGGAGACTTCCGGTAGTCAATTTTGCCGCGGGAGGGATAGCTACACCTGCAGACGCTGCTCTGATGATGTCCCTGGGCTGCGACGGGATATTCGTAGGTTCAGGAATTTTTAAATCCGAAGACCCAATGGAGAGGGCGAAGGCAATAGTCTTAGCAACGACGTTCTGGGATGACCCGGAAGTCGTCGCTGAAGCTCAAAGGATGATAGATGAGAAGAAATCTATGATGGGGATGGATATCAAGGAGCTTGAGTTGAGGATGCAGGAAAGGGGGGCTGAAGCTTGA
- a CDS encoding hydrogenase maturation protease, with translation MGEILRKIFVIGVGNYLLGDEGVGIHVVNKLREVTLPSCVEVVDGGVGGLFLLEFFEKAEKVILIDAVLGGGKPGDVYVLRAKELEESGVKSLTSSHDVDIQMLVKVAREMEVLPELFLVGVEPKNYREIGINLSREVEEAMPKVIEIILKLVNDC, from the coding sequence TTGGGTGAGATTTTGCGTAAGATTTTCGTGATTGGTGTGGGTAACTATCTTCTTGGCGATGAGGGGGTTGGCATTCACGTTGTAAATAAACTGAGGGAGGTCACTTTACCTAGCTGTGTTGAAGTTGTTGATGGGGGTGTTGGGGGGCTGTTTTTGCTTGAATTTTTTGAGAAAGCTGAAAAAGTTATTCTGATAGACGCTGTCCTTGGGGGAGGAAAACCGGGCGACGTATATGTATTGAGGGCCAAGGAGTTAGAGGAGAGTGGTGTTAAGAGCCTAACGTCTTCACACGACGTGGACATCCAGATGCTGGTTAAGGTGGCGAGGGAAATGGAGGTTTTACCTGAACTGTTCTTGGTGGGCGTGGAGCCGAAGAATTATAGGGAGATAGGCATTAATCTTTCACGAGAGGTTGAAGAGGCGATGCCAAAAGTTATTGAAATCATACTTAAACTCGTTAATGACTGCTGA